Within Gemmatimonadota bacterium, the genomic segment TTCACGCAGGGCGCGGGGATATACGTCCCTTACGCGACGGCGTGGAGAGGGCTGTTCCAGCGTGCCGGGGGAAAGCCGGGCGAAACCGTCCTGGTGCACGGCGCGAGCGGCGGCGTGGGGACCGCGGCCGTACAGATGGCCCGGGCCGCGGGCATGACGGTCATCGGCACCGCCGGGTCGGAACAGGGCGCCGCGCTGGTGGAGGAACAGGGCGCCCATCACGTGGTGGACCACAACGTTCCCGGCTATACGGACAAGATCATGGAGCTCACCGGCGGCCTGGGCGTCGACGTGATCATGGAGATGCTGGCCAACGTCAATCTGGACAAGGACCTGAACATGCTGGCCTATGGCGGGCGGGTCGTCGTCATCGGCAACCGGGGCGTTATCGAGATCAATCCGAGGGACGCCATGGCGCGGGACGCCAGCATCCTCGGCATGGTCCTGCTGCTCGCGTCTCCAGAAGATCTGGTCGGCATCCACGCCGGAATGTTCGCCGGACTGCAAAACGGCACGCTCAACCCGGTGGTCGGTAAAGAGTTCCCGCTGGAAGACGCGGCGAAGGGCCATATCGCCGTCATGGAACCCGGCGCTTATGGAAAGATCGTACTGATACCCTGAAGTCCGCGGCACGGACCACGCGAAGTAAACGGCCGGAATGGGAAGAAAATGACGGTATCGGCCGCCGCACTTCACGCAACGGCCGACCGGTAAAGGAATTCGACATGGCAAATCCGCTCAACCTGCTCGAACGGCACGGCCAGAGCTTCTGGCTGGACAGCATCAGCCGGGAACTGATGTACTCCGGCCGGTTGAGGAAA encodes:
- a CDS encoding NADPH:quinone reductase encodes the protein MEAIRIHEFGGPEVMNLETGADLQAGPGQILVDIRAAGVNPVDTYIRAGTYAMKPDLPFTPGMDGAGTVADVGDGGAHVSVGDRVYLAGTLTGSYASQALCSPDQVYPLPGNVSFTQGAGIYVPYATAWRGLFQRAGGKPGETVLVHGASGGVGTAAVQMARAAGMTVIGTAGSEQGAALVEEQGAHHVVDHNVPGYTDKIMELTGGLGVDVIMEMLANVNLDKDLNMLAYGGRVVVIGNRGVIEINPRDAMARDASILGMVLLLASPEDLVGIHAGMFAGLQNGTLNPVVGKEFPLEDAAKGHIAVMEPGAYGKIVLIP